In Falsibacillus pallidus, the genomic window TGTATAAATAGTATCCTGCTATTAATTGAAAGGAATCTAGATGATTGTGAATAAATTAAGGGGAATCCTACAGTTGGATCGTACTAGAAGGGCTTTACTATTTGAGGCATACTTTTCTTTGGCCTGGGCCAGGATCCTTAAAAGCATCCCATTTTCCCAAACTTCAAAGTTCTTGGGTGACAAAATGATGGAAACACCTTATGCGCTTAATGCAAATCAAACGGAACTGTTAACGAATATTATGGAAGCGATTCAGATTATGAGCAGGCATACTTTTTGGGAGAGCAAATGTCTCGTACAGGCAATTGCTGGTATGAAAATGCTGGAAAGAAGAAAAATTGACAGTACTTTATATCTTGGCACCGCAAAGGATTTGAATGGAGATTTCATTGCACATGCATGGCTGCGAAGCGGTAATTTGTTCATTACTGGTGCTGAAAGGATGAAAGAAT contains:
- a CDS encoding lasso peptide biosynthesis B2 protein, with translation MIVNKLRGILQLDRTRRALLFEAYFSLAWARILKSIPFSQTSKFLGDKMMETPYALNANQTELLTNIMEAIQIMSRHTFWESKCLVQAIAGMKMLERRKIDSTLYLGTAKDLNGDFIAHAWLRSGNLFITGAERMKEFTVVGKFANKCK